gCTTTGGGGGTTTTGTTGAATCTACTCTTTCCGATGGTTTAAATTATTTGATAAGATCAATCCCATATCAAGGATGAGGGGACCCTACTGTTAACACTTTCCCAACCCAAGCAGTCTctatttattgcatttattttgttCCTGTCACcaagacaggttttttttttttttggaatgatGACGTATTCCTCTCAGTCTTATAGTAACACAGTAAGAGGAGGAAATGATTCACAGTAAAAGatgactgggtttttttttttttttccctttctttgtaaAGTGATTCTCCAAAAGCCTCTTTCAAATTACTTCTTCAGTACTTTACACTCATTCCTCCCAGTGGTATTTTTAACGCTTGTATTAGATGATGCTTGACTAGCAATTGGGACCATGAGGAAAATCTGGTTACATTCCCTGGCTTACAGATGAAGCTAAATTAACATGTACTTGTAAAAGGGATTTATACAAGCATTTTCTGGGCCTAAATATAAGAAACTATTTTGAGGGATGTGCAACTAAACCAAAGAGGAGAATGAATAGAAATTAGCTCAAAAATAAAGGCAAACGCATGGCTCCCTCTGTAAGAAAGTGGTAGCATTCACGCTGTTGTAAGAGGGGAAGGACTGTTCACAGTCACTCGGATTCAGTGTTGAATCATTTGAGTTCCTTGACCCTTGGCTGCACTGACCACTGTGGAATTTTCAAAAGCTTCAGGAATGGTGGGTGTCTTTATTCCTGACTATTCCGGCCTAGCTCAGCCAGGGATGGCCAAGGCAGACACTGCTTGTGTCTGTGAAGGTGGGTGGTTTGaccatcttttattttcaataccaaattttaaaagaattcctaAATGCTGTGTTAGGCATTACCCATCTCTGACTAGGTGACCTGAGTCCTTGCCAAGGTCAGCAATATCCTTATGGGAAGGAACGGAGCATTTAAATCATCAAAAGACCCCCGAAATGCTACCGTTGTGAGGCTATTTTCAAGTACGCGAGCCATACTTCTGTTCATTAGAAAGCCGGCAAACAAGGCCCCTTGCCCGAGTACTTACACAGTTCTTGACGTTGAGGTCGGCGCCATACGTAATCAGGAGTCGGATCATCTTGTACCGATTCAGCCTCACGGCATCATGCAAGGGAGTATCTCCTTCCTAGAGAACAGAGTGGACAGGCTAAAAGGTGGGCCTGAGGCCAGGAAGTGGGTCCCGAAAGGATGCCCAGCAGGGGTAGTGATCCCAATAAACGAGTGAAGGTTTTAGGAGGCCAAACTCTGCCGGCCTACTCACCCGATCTTTGGCGTTGAGGTCTGCCTCGCAGGCGATGAGATGCTCTGCGCACTCGTAGTGGCCAGTCCTCACCGCGACGTGCAGCGCGGTGCTGAGCAACTACGAAATGGAAGCGCCCGTTGGGTCCCTGGGCGTGAGGACAAAGGGTGTCCCAGGCCCCAACGCAGGTgtgaaggggaggaggggaacGGGGGTGGGAGAACTACCTTATCGCGCGCACTGATTTTGGCGCCTTTGTTCAGCAACAGTTTTAAGACATCCAGGCTTCCTCCGCGGCTTGCCCAGTGGATTGCTGTGGATTCAAGCTATAAGAGGGAGGTAAAAGGACATGACTCAGTGGAAGAGGAACCTGGTCAGAGGAATTAGTTCTTGGTTTCTAAGACCTAGGAATACCAGGTTTGCTAGGGCATCTGTGATGGCACTGGGCTGTCCTGGTCTAGGtggccagttctaactattgtagtGCAAATCTCTTGCCAAATGTTTTGGCAGAAATGTGCGAACGCGAGTGTATGCTCTcctgtgtatgtatctgtgtgcaTGTTTGCGTCATTAGGAGGTTCTCGATAAACCTAATCTTTTTAAGAGAGGATAAGAACTAAAACGTACTGAGAATTTCGTGGTGCCCACATGGTGCCACCTACTTCAGACGCATGGATGCTCCCAGCAGCATAGTGAAGTGGGCGTTCCTGcgctcattttgcaaatgagaaaaaggaGCCTCCAAACTATACCAATTTTTTGCCCGAGGaaacacagctagtaagtggcggAAGAGTTATGCCAACCCACAGTGTGCCTGGAACGTTTAACCACTTTTGCCACATAAACTCAAAAGTTCTAGACAAATGTACGGATTTTTAAATTCTGGCAGAAAAGAAGTAGTTCCTTCCGAAAATATTCATCTTTTGGAAGAGACATGCCTCTTCCGGTGTCCCTATTGTCTTCCTCGTCTCTTCCCGGCTCTCTGCTGCTGTTTGCGCTGGCACGCCGTCATCTACCTCCGCTGTCTTCGTCTGTGGTTACTGCACTTAATCACACTAGAAAATCTGGTATATCCCTGGCCCTCCAAATATCATGCTCATGAATTTTTGTGTCTTTCCACGcaaactttatattttgtttctttacttgTTTTCCTGTGTGTGTATCTTCTGGGTTCAGCTTTAGCCAAATCCTTTGGGCTTTTCCAGTCCCTTTTCCACTCTGCTTGAAAAGTCAAATTGAgctgtatttaaataaataaagcatttttttcccccagctcaATCTTCATTTCATAGGATATGCTATATACTGGTCTGCATAGAAATCACAGTGGTTGAATTACTGAGATCTGAATAGCAGCTAACTTCCCATAGATGCAATTCATTTTGTGGGCAGTCTAGCCCCAAATCTCACTGATGGCAATCAGCATCTATCCAATAAGGTGTGCAGCTAGAGAATTCTGAGATGTTATTGGCAGCCAAGGGTCAGGAGCAGGTGGCCACGTATGATGGAAGGATAGGGATGCTGAAAGGCAGGAGTTGACTGTATTACTTCTCAGTAAGGCTACTGACTTGATAACGACCCAGGTCTTTGATGAGAATATTGAATTCTGTCCAACAGCTCTCACTTCCTTCTTTTCCCTGAAATACTCCTCTCCTTTTCAGTGTGTATGGAAAATACTTTCCACATGACCTATTTCCATCTCCCAACTTCCCTTTGTATGGAGAAATAAGCTTCTGCCTAGTTCTCTCAGATCAATCTTCAGTACAATTGGCCCCATTTTTCATTGTAGATTTTCTCAAGCTTCACAGAGTCTACTTACTTTGGCTCATTTCCAAACAAAGAGATATATTTACCATATCACGGAATTCGATCTGGGCTCCAGCTTCTATTAACTTCTCCACAATTGCCAAATGTCCTTCCAAGCATGCTCTGTGAAGAGCTGTCCGTTTATACTGTCAgaatagagattttaaaaagagtgagagagagcAATGCATATAAAACTGAGTATAAATCCTTTCTAAGAAATAGGAAGCTGGGGATTCTGATGACCTAGCTGATAGAAACTTGAGTTCTTCTTTATGAGTTAGAAATGTCAAATTTACCAAAATTATCGACCGGAACAATTATTCTGCAACTGAgatttgcatctcctgcaatacACGTTTCTAAGTGATTAGAGGTCTTCGTCGAGGCACGTGGACTTAAAGATTCAAAACTACCCTTTCTTGTGTTTTGTGCCCTCACAATTTCTGTAGTATCTGCCATGCAGTTCAGgccatttccttcctttgggACTGCTGTTAGGTTGAATATCAAAAAGTATTCATTTTTAAGATAACGGAAGACATTTTTCTTTCAGCTTCAGAAATGATTCCCCATTCCAGTTCTTAGGGGAAAGGAGTCAAAAAAGGATTAGTGATGTCTGATAAATTGGCTTCAAATAATGgattagtgggcttcccaggtggcgtccctggtggctcagagggtaaagaatctgcctgcaattcaggagacccaggcttgatctctgggccgagaagatcctctggagaagggaatggaaacccactccagtattcttgtctggagaatgccatggacagaggaactggcgggctacagtccacggggtcacaaagagtcagacagaactgagcaactaacactttcactttcacttcaggtggctcagtggtaaagaatctgcctgccaatgctggaaacATAGGAGGCAGCAGATACCATATCTGCAtcaggaagggcccctggagaagaaaacggcaacccactccaggattctcgcctgaaaaaccccatgaacagaggagcctcgcagacTACAGTCTGTGCAGTCGCAGAGTCGGGGACTACTGAGCTCACTCGCAGATGGATTAATAGGCTATTTGTGCTGGAACACTATCAGGCATTATTCCATCCCAATGCCCTCTCTTTTTAGATAAGGAAACGGAGGTCCAGAAAATGCAGATTGGCTGCCAAGAATCAAATAAGTGAGTACTGATAGAACCAACACATGAACTCCGGGCCAGAGATTCCCTGTGTAGAGCTGATATATTTGGGTCCAGTCAAAGCTAATGCTAACAATATATTTCTCCAGTCATGAGTGGTTGGTCCTGCCATACTAAAAGTCTGTCCCAAAGATCTCAAAATtaaaggcaaactgaaaaagcagtgggaagaaaatgagagtgcaaaaaaataaagcaatccaTAGCACTGATCCAGCATCTCTTTCTCTGGCCCACTGCACTCCCCTGTTATGCTACTGGCATATGTGGCAACAGCTGGGGAGACGGTTTCAGGTGGATTGATTTCTGGCACCAGACGGGCAAGCCTGCAGTAAAgcataagaaatacaaaattaacaAGCTGGATTTTGCAGTGCTTTGTATAAGCCTTACCTCATCACAGACATCTGGATTGTTCTTGTCTGACAAGAATTTTTCTATTACTGGCAGTTTATTCTCCAGGGCAGCTTTCAGAAACCTAGGCACATCCACAGGTTCTgtctaaagtttaaaaaaaaaaaaaaaaatagcgtGAGAGTTACCATGGGCTTTCCAACATTCAGTCAAACCCTCCACAGATAGTTATCTCCTTGTAGCCTAAGGccgagggtttccctggtggctcaaacaataaagaatctgcctgcaatacgagagacccagattcaatatctgggttgggaagattcccctgaagaaggaaatggcaacccactccagtattcttgcccagagaattccatggacagaggagcctgacaggcagaccatggggttgcagtcagacatggctgagcgaccaACTCCCCCCCCCTCCACGACACAAGGAAGCCAAGCAGTGCTTACCACAATTTCAGGCTCAGGTTCCTTCACAACTGGAacttttgttttcctgtattttttccttttcttcagttgAATGATTATTTCAAGATCGTCTAAATTTTCCAGTTTTGATCTTTGTTCTAGTTTTTTCTTCTTGAGCTAAAAAAGAAATCCATGTTTCAAAATATGGCGAGTTCTACTGACAAGCATTCTGGTTGTGTCAAAACAAAATCTGCAAGGTCTGAGCTCAGTATGTGAACAGTTTGagcaaaaagatttaaaaaaatatttataataaatctttGACTTGGACTTAGTGCTTTCTTATTAAGTATTTAGGGGTCAAATTTTTCAGCTAATTGCCTTTATCTTCACTTCCCTTGCTTGTAGCGCCAGCTTCTTGTTGAAGATAGAATCTAGTCTCTAAGTGATGATTTTGTAATTATTTCCATAAACAGACCCCAGATttctgtagaatttttttttatcatgctcatgaatttttttaattgaaaagactTTACTAATATGTTTCAAACTCTTAGATTTCAATGCCAGTGTCTTTTAGGTGGCTCACTGAGTGGGGCTCATGAAACAGACTGTCTGGGGACTACATCTGTGGTTAGTAAGTAATGAAAATTCACCCAGCAACACATTTTGTCAACACAGAAAGTTGCCACAGTCAAACAATGATCCATGAACCACAAACCACATTACTGAGAAAAAGAAGGCTCCCTTCCTTGGGATTAATTAGACAATATAAGACATCAGAAATTCACTGGACACTTTTCTCTTTCCAAGTCTCTCAGTCAAAACACAGTCGTAGACCATTCGGTGATTGATTCGGAATCCAGAGGTCATAGTCTTGCCAAAGAATTATTTTCTACAACCTGTTCCATAGAAGCTGCTTCTTTATAAGTTAGAAATTGATAAAGAAATACGTTTGGAATGGTTGCATTTATTTGGTttctctctcatctccctcctATCTGGCACCTTTGTCTACGCCATCCCCAACCTCCCACTAGTGAATTTCACAGAAGGCCCTTACCTCTGCCTCTCGCTGTTTCTCAGTTTTCCACTGTTGCTCCCCCAGGCTGACAAAGTGGGCCGGAAGTGTTTTCAGGTCTTCTTGCTTCTCTAGAGTGACAGCAGCTTCATATTCTCCATCTCTGAAGTCCTCAGGAAGGAACTCCCCAGCATCCCCACTGCCGTTCTTCTTCCCTGTAACCTACAAGGGAAGAAGGTGGCAGGGTCAGAATAGCAGAGTCTGTCCTGGGGTCCTTCTCCACAAAGGATGCTGCGGGAGTTCCCCTGGCCCTTCCTCCCTGCTGACAGTGGCCTCAG
The Budorcas taxicolor isolate Tak-1 chromosome 23, Takin1.1, whole genome shotgun sequence genome window above contains:
- the ANKRD1 gene encoding ankyrin repeat domain-containing protein 1, with the translated sequence MMVLKVEELVTGKKNGSGDAGEFLPEDFRDGEYEAAVTLEKQEDLKTLPAHFVSLGEQQWKTEKQREAELKKKKLEQRSKLENLDDLEIIIQLKKRKKYRKTKVPVVKEPEPEIVTEPVDVPRFLKAALENKLPVIEKFLSDKNNPDVCDEYKRTALHRACLEGHLAIVEKLIEAGAQIEFRDMLESTAIHWASRGGSLDVLKLLLNKGAKISARDKLLSTALHVAVRTGHYECAEHLIACEADLNAKDREGDTPLHDAVRLNRYKMIRLLITYGADLNVKNCAGKTPMDLVLHWQNGTKAIFDSLKENSYKASRIATF